In Balaenoptera ricei isolate mBalRic1 chromosome 4, mBalRic1.hap2, whole genome shotgun sequence, the following are encoded in one genomic region:
- the LOC132364368 gene encoding LOW QUALITY PROTEIN: 5-hydroxytryptamine receptor 3C-like (The sequence of the model RefSeq protein was modified relative to this genomic sequence to represent the inferred CDS: inserted 1 base in 1 codon) codes for MAPRLSRVWGFLVSPQRRVQKRRREGGWPTTGGFLLCLPVSLLLQGRANTFSINCSVFDQHGVDPAVFQAIFNQKDFRPVINYSIPTHINISFTLSASLKVDAQLQLLMSFLRLKLIWSHPCISWDPEECGDINKLTLTAENLWLQDIFIVESNDVDHTLDGLSACVTNEGRVVYNKPMQVTSICSLDIYFSFDQRNCTLTFSSFLYTVENLLLGMDXEVWEITDTSRDTGHTQGEWELLGINKATPKISVGSSLFDQIMFWVAIRRRPSLYVINLLVPSSFLIAIDALSFYLPAESESRAPFKMTLLLGYNVFLLMMNDLLPASGTSLISVYFALCLSLMVVSLLETIFITYLLHLATIQPPPMPRCLHPLLLHCTSPRKCCPAALWKEDVGLGLTPTHLSGQKEPGELGGKELGPREAELNGGSGWTRAQLADLWVQFSHMMDTLLFRVDLLFLATSITTVIILRNT; via the exons GAAGGGCAAACACTTTCAGCATCAATTGTTCAGTCTTTGACCAGCATGGGGTAGACCCTGCTGTCTTCCAGGCTATATTTAACCAGAAGGACTTCCGTCCAGTCATCAACTACAGCATCCCCACTCATATCAACATCTCCTTCACCCTGTCTGCCAGCCTCAAAGTG GATGCACAACTTCAGCTGCTGATGTCATTTCTGCGGTTAAAGTTG ATCTGGAGTCACCCATGCATCAGCTGGGACCCAGAAGAATGTGGTGATATCAATAAACTCACCCTGACAGCTGAGAACCTGTGGCTCCAAGACATCTTCATCGTGGAATC CAACGATGTGGATCACACTCTGGATGGCCTCTCCGCCTGTGTGACTAATGAAGGTCGCGTTGTGTACAACAAACCGATGCAGGTGACCAGCATCTGTAGCCTGGACATCTACTTCTCTTTTGACCAGAGGAACTGCACCCTCACTTTTAGCTCTTTCCTCTACACAG tggaaaacCTGTTGCTGGGCATGG AGGAAGTGTGGGAGATAACAGACACCTCGCGTGACACTGGCCACACACAAGGGGAGTGGGAGCTCCTGGGCATCAACAAGGCCACCCCGAAGATATCTGTGGGCTCCAGCCTTTTTGACCAGATCATGTTCT gGGTGGCCATCAGGCGCAGGCCCAGCCTCTACGTCATAAACCTCCTGGTGCCCAGTAGCTTTCTGATAGCCATCGACGCCCTCAGCTTCTACCTGCCGGCAGAAAGTGAGAGCCGCGCCCCATTCAAGATGACACTCCTGCTGGGCTACAACGTCTTCCTGCTCATGATGAATGACTTACTCCCTGCCAGTGGCACCTCCCTCATCA GTGTCTACTTTGCCCTGTGTCTGTCACTGATGGTGGTCAGCCTGCTGGAGACCATCTTCATCACCTACCTGCTGCACCTGGCCACCatccagcccccacccatgccTCGCTGCCTCCATCCCCTGCTTCTACACTGCACCAGCCCAAGGAAATGCTGCCCTGCTGCTCTCTGGAAGGAGGATGTGGGCCTGGGCCTCACACCCACCCACCTGTCCG GACAGAAGGAGCCAGGGGAATTGGGAGGGAAGGAGCTGGGACCCAGAGAGGCAGAACTGAATGGTGGCTCAGGATGGACAAGGGCCCAGCTAGCTGACCTGTGGGTGCAGTTCAGCCACATGATGGACACCCTGCTCTTCCGCGTCGACCTGCTTTTCTTGGCCACCTCCATCACTACGGTCATCATCCTCCGGAACACCTAG